The following are encoded together in the Babesia microti strain RI chromosome II, complete genome genome:
- a CDS encoding conserved Plasmodium protein, unknown function (overlaps_old_locusTagID:BBM_II03325), which produces MKVNLTLDDINILIYRYLLENGYTHSAFTFSNEASICKNPYYSTHSEKMPTNALISFIQKAMIYVYLEYHTDENTGNKVPCDETFSLFRKHNCYRKVGNNSGFPNEKDEKGGDIDLDNKTDPYSVSDDFFTSQIFVGPPHRRFQDKWLLSGFYNLYSLENTLAALTNWNPSIESQLLTISIGGPSFVSYEIPNKGYDYKLLSLPSNGSKVNINSTIGCFRHDGNVLATGYEDGRCCIWSNDAALLDTLKPFDCAVTAMAFSGNPLNPEMNDDQTERLSIAGVDGSLSIYELETDGSFRIRDTSKFPNCIVHIAWRDHATLSLVANGLDSHNTYISLYDTTTFTTTNITPVSQYTNDVTEGNTSSNVFVKTIWDKEGTSVALVGDVLYIYQHSANSFYRLDHRDKVIDADWVYGFTEKASKRIVTCSADKLVTLWDVINKCIINTALLDHIPTCMSLCKNNAVLAVATFGAILKIYALPGLILKFSIQESKPITHISWSSDNTSVSYNLYKTGGTVVLPLRIFTQYE; this is translated from the exons ATGAAGGTAAATTTGACCCTAGATGATATCAACATACTAATTTATCGATATTTACTAGAAAATGG TTACACTCATAGTGCCTTTACCTTCTCTAATGAGGCTagtatttgtaaaaatccCTACTACTCTACGCATAGCGAAAAAATGCCAACAAACGCTTTGATTTCATTTATACAGAAGGCTATGATATATGTTTATCTAGAGTATCACACTGATGAAAATACAGGGAACAAAGTTCCCTGCGATGAAACATTTAGTCTATTTAGAAAGCACAATTGTTATAGAAAGGTAGGCAATAATAGCGGGTTTCCCAATGAAAAGGATGAAAAGGGGGGTGATATCGATCTTGATAATAAAACTGATCCATATTCTGTGTCAGATGACTTTTTTACTTCGCAAATTTTTGTCGGACCACCACACCGCAGATTTCAAGATAAATGGCTCCTCAGCGGATTTTACAACCTTTATAGCCTAGAAAACACACTAGCTGCACTAACCAATTGGAATCCGTCTATAGAATCTCAGCTACTAACAATTTCAATCGGTGGACCCTCATTTGTTTCCTATGAGATACCTAATAAGGGATATGACTACAAACTACTTTCACTGCCATCCAATGGCAGTAAAGTCAATATTAATAGCACAATAGGATGCTTTAGGCATGATGGAAATGTACTAGCAACAGGGTATGAGGATGGAAGGTGCTGTATTTGGTCTAATGATGCAGCACTGCTTGACACGCTTAAGCCCTTCGACTGTGCTGTGACTGCTATGGCCTTTTCAGGCAACCCTCTCAACCCAGAAATGAATGATGATCAGACTGAACGCCTTTCTATTGCAGGAGTTGACGGGTCGTTGTCAATTTACGAACTTGAAACCGATGGATCTTTCAGAATCAGGGACACTTCCAAATTCCCTAACTGTATAGTTCACATTGCATGGAGGGACCACGCCACTTTATCATTAGTGGCCAATGGTTTAGACAGCCATAATACTTACATTAGCCTTTACGATACTACAACGTTTACTACGACAAACATAACCCCTGTTTCACAATACACAAATGATGTAACTGAGGGAAATACATCTTCTAATGTATTTGTTAAGACCATATGGGACAAAGAAGGCACAAGTGTCGCACTTGTTGGTGATGTTTTGTACATTTACCAACACAGTGCTAATTCTTTCTACAGGTTGGATCATAGGGATAAGGTTATTGACGCAGACTGGGTATATGGATTTACTGAGAAGGCTTCAAAACGCATAGTAACGTGTTCCGCTGATAAGCTAGTAACTCTTTGGGATGTTATAAATAAGTGCATTATCAATACAGCTTTGTTGGATCACATTCCTACCTGTATGTCACTGTGTAAAAATAACGCGGTACTTGCAGTCGCTACTTTCGGTGCTATTCTCAAGATTTATGCACTACCAGGATTGATATTGAAGTTTAGCATACAAGAATCAAAGCCAATCACGCACATTTCATGGTCTTCTGATAACACTAGTGTCAGTTACAATCTGTACAAGACAGGTGGGACTGTTGTTCTGCCCCTGAGAATATTTACCCAGTATGAATGA
- a CDS encoding conserved Plasmodium protein, unknown function (overlaps_old_locusTagID:BBM_II03295) has protein sequence MSGAITDNSSNIISPNNNDDKHIKDNSDVDLYMHLCNVKDNIVPIFISDDVEAESHKFQYISYDPQTHLNVESTSASSSTFDEPIIILKAFEVDEIDEYEDRGCYDEHVLQFLSLKPENITNSITILGQPIAGQSLKCIDHSALMDKFPIYSYEWVLSSEYGIRDKYNPQIISKTDTLLVDNTMIGKFIACRANRIIEKQISQGDDYKIKTNVYDPHVNIDLVQMSNFSKKERAISTAATGPVLICDDWALVILEKLVESQLQFDVQFHIREDILAICGEFRYKHLYTSQIEWMDARLHVNYNKLVISFPNLTPSDKMREIFEVFGISDSIEMNITNIMLNRDSQSSLLIENKSSTLDQTYIIEINNVQPKEYSKLLYYICGCYQMSSVYKVTHADWKNYLSQGNLNVVKYLLNKFLSSYTNVY, from the exons ATGAGTGGTGCAATAACTGATAATTCTAGCAATATCATTAGTccaaataataatgatgacAAACATATCAAAGACAATAGTGATGTAGACTTG TATATGCACTTGTGTAATGTCAAAGACAATATTGTACCGATATTTATTAGTGATGACGTTGAAGCGGAGAGTcataaatttcaatatataagTTACGATCCCCAAACTCACCTAAATGTTGAGTCAACCAGTGCATCCTCATCCACGTTTGACGAACCGATAATAATCCTCAAGGCTTTTGAAgtggatgaaattgatgagtACGAAGATAGAGGATGTTACGATGAACATGTTCTACAGTTTTTATCGCTAAAGCctgaaaatattacaaattccATAACCATTTTAG GTCAGCCAATAGCTGGCCAATCACTCAAATGCATCGATCATTCAGCTCTAATGGACAAGTTCCCAATTTATTCCTATGAATG GGTTCTATCAAGTGAATATGGGATTCGTGATAAGTACAACccacaaattatatctaaaaCTGACACTTTATTGGTTGACAATACTATG ATCGGCAAATTTATCGCATGTAGAGCAAATAGGATTATTGAAAAACAG ATTTCACAGGGGGATGATTATAAGATAAAAACCAATGTATATGATCCTCACGTCAATATAGATTTGGTACAAATGAGTAATTTTTCCAAGAAAGAG CGTGCAATTAGTACTGCTGCGACGGGTCCCgtattaatttgtgatgATTGGGCTCTGGTTATACTGGAGAAGTTGGTCGAGTCTCAATTACA aTTCGATGTGCAATTTCATATAAGGGAAGATATTTTAGCCATTTGTGGCGAATTTCGCTACAAACACTTATACACATCACAAATAGAATGGATGGATGCACGTTTACATGTGAATTACA ATAAATTGGTCATATCATTTCCAAATCTAACACCATCCGATAAAATGAGGGAGATATTTGAAGTATTTGGAATAAGCGATTCTATAGAAATGAATATCACTAACATCATGTTGAATAGAGACAGTCAATCAAGTTTGTTAATAGAAAATAAGAGTTCTACGTTAGACCAAACTTATATTATCGAGATAAACAATGTACAGCCCAAAGAATACAGTAAACtattgtattatatttgtggTTGTTATCAGATGTCATCCGTC TATAAGGTAACACATGCTGACTGGAAGAACTATCTATCGCAAGGAAATTTGAATGTTGTAAAGTATCTtcttaataaatttttgtcatcATATACCAATGTCTATtag
- a CDS encoding Tubulin/FtsZ family GTPase domain (overlaps_old_locusTagID:BBM_II03305) — protein MSVISISCGNCGVAVSSAVFECINQSINNITSCNDGNNRDYANSMREIYFKTDKKENYVSRSILVGSDTSNFDEYKQTQRLFKSQGTTQSTQSNDKNIKSGQCDWEQNSSLIAEFQESSNNCWAKGYYQSQQQEEVIRDYLSNEVESADTLDSFFIYSGLAGGTGSGGCSLVSQILADDYSSTCQTCIAVLPFSTGENAMQSINTMLALTTAYEMSNGIILFENDRYDSICKNVFKDRSFCAINNCIANSLFSNIQPIAETCSISRKTLYRNNVEKMMRELCPYPKHKILTSRALPIGSRKNLSYENPTHGKLLSQIVESINESLLPFETPETNDVDVDVHYSTFTPTSVQQGNISKLKSVTDDKKSKVYSEEEEKYLYKNVRDIPIVAPSYFSVKNGVLINKKKSTLDLSRSADVSSVSGGVKKSVKGNVKLINTGGMRKKPIKKNIVTSMNINIGGVLDDEGIDLNQHLSQVLFWGHSLSPANACYSPWDGGVGGKSCGILSNCQTPLKAITRSNDSTKMTFISNAYLGKYQSFGMENDEFIEAIIRGEQIINNYDI, from the exons ATGTCTGTAATAAGCATATCATGTGGAAATTGTGGCGTGGCGGTGTCATCAGCTGTTTTTGAGTGCATCAACCAGtcaattaacaatataacCAGTTGCAATGATGGAAACAACAGAGACTACGCCAATTCAATGCGggaaatttattttaaaactGATAAAAAGGAAAATTATGTGAGTAGATCAATCCTAGTTGGTAGCGATACTTCAAATTTCGATGAATACAAACAGACACAGCGTTTATTTAAATCTCAAGGTACCACTCAATCCACACAATCGAACGATAAAAACATAAAATCAGGGCAGTGCGATTGGGAACAAAATTCTAGCTTGATTGCAGAATTTCAAGAGAGTTCAAACAATTGCTGGGCTAAAGGCTATTATCAATCGCAGCAGCAAGAGGAGGTAATACGGGATTATCTCAGCAATGAAGTGGAATCTGCTGATACTTTAGATTCCTTCTTTATCTACTCTGGGTTAGCAG GAGGGACTGGCTCTGGTGGTTGTTCACTTGTATCGCAGATTTTGGCTGACGATTACTCATCTACATGTCAAACTTGCATAGCAGTTTTACCGTTTAGCACAGGTGAAAATGCTATGCAGTCAATAAATACAATGTTAGCACTAACCACCGCATATGAGATGTCAAATGGCATAATTCTGTTTGAGAACGATAGGTATGattcaatttgtaaaaatgttttCAAAGATAGAAGTTTTTGCGCtataaacaattgtattgCCAATAGCTTATTTTCTAACATACAGCCAATTGCGGAAACATGTTCAATATCTCGAAAGACTTTGTATCGTAATAATGTTGAAAAGATGATGCGAGAATTATGCCCTTATCCGAAACATAAAATACTTACTTCAAGGGCGTTGCCAATTGGCAGTcgtaaaaatttatcctATGAAAATCCTACCCATGGTAAATTGCTATCTCAAATTGTAGAGTCTATAAACGAATCATTGCTACCTTTTGAAACACCAGAAACCAATGATGTGGACGTGGATGTCCATTATTCCACATTCACACCAACATCTGTGCAACAGGGTAACatatcaaaattgaaaagtgTTACCGATGATAAGAAAAGTAAAGTATATAGTGAAGAAGAGgagaaatatttatacaaaaatgtGCGTGACATACCAATAGTCGCTCCCAGCTATTTTAGCGTAAAAAATGGTGtgttaattaataaaaagAAATCAACATTAGATCTATCAAGAAGTGCAGATGTTAGTAGCGTATCTGGTGGAGTGAAAAAGAGTGTGAAAGGTAATGTGAAGCTGATCAATACTGGGGGGATGCGTAAAAAGCCGATCAAAAAGAACATAGTCACCtcaatgaatataaacaTTGGTGGGGTACTAGATGATGAAGGGATTGACTTAAACCAGCACTTGTCACAGGTTCTTTTTTGGGGCCATTCGTTATCGCCTGCTAAT GCATGCTACAGTCCGTGGGATGGAGGGGTTGGCGGTAAAAGCTGTGGTATTTTGAGCAACTGCCAGACACCACTAAAAGCAATAACCAG ATCAAATGACAGTACTAAAATGACATTCATTAGTAATGCATATTTAGGAAAGTACCAATCTTTCGGCATGGAGAATGACGAGTTCATTGAAGCTATTATTAGGGGCGAACAGatcattaacaattatgACATCTGA
- a CDS encoding hypothetical protein (overlaps_old_locusTagID:BBM_II03300), producing the protein MGMKNRSKRNVVESNNDCKRPKLKNDLTIETLLAKKNLTADEFSVAVDLVCNDPSNRLKLIGKQLGYYFCNDNLARDVFYSNKFKEDSIKYDKQNVMELKYVQSAKRMLLLDASIEDIQKALEVCNNSELKLVQIGDVMCIQRLEPIPPLIRNLFNKNKWGKFGETLETIHAAGCLVKISDIPPSFDGWQSVKDELARLLSAKICYISPIIAERSCFAWIGHFNNDIQMIKNLNNVPFNISLIETMDLYGEMLKSMKPKALQTRAKEMQRIHHAAISRPFQLDNLTFRNFAHLKRLLKDLLDKTPRGTDIPSSSVAEQVLKSTLNYHPKVTEKLGNNEGWKIKCFKVDMSVKGDESTKCFFITLYRNNEVKFEDFSITKCLASLRNVIHNLPKATSTDVVDTLIA; encoded by the exons ATGGGGATGAAGAATAGGTCCAAGCGCAACGTAGTCGAGTCAAATAATGACTGCAAGCGCCCGAAATTGAAAAACGATTTGACTATAGAAACTCTCCTTGCAAAGAAAAATCTCACCGCGGATGAATTCTCTGTAGCAGTTGACCTTGTTTGTAATGATCCAAGTAATCGTTTGAAATTAATAGGCAAACAATTGGGTTACTACTTCTGTAACGACAACTTGGCCAGGGACGTTTTTTATTCAAACAAATTCAAGGAGGATTCCATCAAATATGATAAGCAA AATGTCATGGAACTGAAATATGTACAAAGTGCCAAAAGGATGTTACTGCTTGACGCCAGTATTGAAGATATACAAAAGGCATTAGAAGTTTGTAACAATTctgaattaaaattggtGCAAATTGGCGATGTCATGTGTATACAGCGCTTAGAACCCATACCTCCATTGATTAGAAATCTATTCAATAAGAATAAATGGGGAAAATTTGGCGAAACCCTTGAAACTATTCATGCAGCAGGATGCCTGGTGAAGATAAGTGATATACCTCCATCATTCGATGGGTGGCAAAGTGTCAAAGATGAGTTGGCACGTTTGTTATCG gcaaaaatatgttatatcTCTCCAATAATAGCTGAAAGAAGCTGCTTTGCTTGGATTGGCCActttaataatgatatcCAAATGATCAAGAATCTAAACAACGTCCCgtttaatatatcactaataGAAACAATGGACTTGTATGGTGAAATGTTGAAGAGTATGAAACCAAAAGCCTTGCAAACACGAGCAAAAGAAATGCAAAGGATTCACCATGCTGCAATTTCTCGTCCTTTTCAACTGGACAATTTAACATTCAGAAACTTCGCACATTTGAAACGGTTATTGAAGGATTTATTGGATAAAACACCACGCGGGACGGACATACCATCAAGTTCAGTGGCAGAACAGGTGCTAAAGTCCACACTAAATTACCATCCTAAGGTAACCGAGAAGTTGGGAAATAATGAGGGTTGGAAAATTAAGTGTTTTAAAGTAGACATGAGTGTCAAGGGAGATGAATCCACAAAGTGTTTTTTTATAACATTGTATAGAAATAATGAGGTTAAATTTGAG GATTTCAGTATAACAAAATGCTTAGCGTCCCTAAGGAATGTGATACACAACTTGCCCAAGGCAACCTCCACCGACGTAGTTGATACCCTAATCGCTTAA
- a CDS encoding DHHC palmitoyltransferase (overlaps_old_locusTagID:BBM_II03290), whose product MKNSPTMEYSQNSFFSDVGSTVYSSNNSVHNFADNTGGEYLGYKNRVSIKKSKLSKYFTFLPVVSLISIVIFFYTTTLSYHLIPLISQSSEVYENQFVYEFSTYHFFFTLFIINYLLCLFVKPGTIPDDQKWNVDQSSPDLKLLEKKKTGAPRQCRWCNKFKPDRTHHCDRCGTCVLKMDHHCPWTSQCVGWNNYKYFFLTIFYATLTLLYTVYILTPTSVNSLHDKTPFQIVSIIFIVNIFSLIISLVLLFFFNFHLWLILRNKTTVEYLEGFKPIRPDWDIGIYRNFCSVLGSNPFLWFLPVPNKNTFSDGLTFSKNFEHYNQSNTIFDDMNFNDNITEIMNSNETIGDINSEFIRTSRENELFKPIID is encoded by the exons ATGAAGAATAGTCCTACGATGGAATATAGccaaaattcatttttcaGTGATGTG GGTTCGACGGTTTACAGTTCTAATAACTCTGTACATAATTTTGCTGACAACACTGGTGGAGAATACTTGGGATATAAAAATAGAGTATCGATTAAAAAATCGAAATTAAGCAAGTATTTCACCTTCCTGCCGGTTGTCTCTCTGATCTCAATAGTAATATTTTTCTACACTACAACTCTATCGTATCACCTAATCCCCCTAATTTCTCAGTCATCAGAGGTCTATGAGAACCA GTTCGTATACGAATTCTCAACTTATCACTTCTTTTTCACCTTATTCATAATAAACTACTTATTATGTTTATTTGTAAAGCCTGGTACCATACCAGATGACCAAAAATGGAATGTAGATCAATCCAGT CCGGATCTTAAGTTGCTTGAAAAAAAGAAAACGGGCGCTCCTAGACAATGTCGCTGGTGCAATAAGTTTAAGCCGGATAGAACTCATCATTGCGA TCGCTGTGGTACATGTGTTTTGAAAATGGATCACCATTGTCCCTGGACTTCACAATGCGTGGGCTGGAACAactataaatatttctttCTCACAATTTTTTACGCAACTTTAACACTTTTATACACAGTATACATCCTCACACCAACTAGCGTAAACTCGCTTCATGATAAG ACGCCATTTCAGATTGTAtccattattttcattgtaAACATATTTTCCCTAATCATTTCACTAGTGTTGCTGTTCTTCTTCAATTTCCACTTGTG GTTGATATTGAGAAACAAGACTACTGTGGAGTATTTGGAAGGTTTTAAACCTATTAGG CCCGATTGGGATATTGGGATTTATCGCAATTTCTGCAGTGTACTTGGTTCTAATCCGTTTTTATGGTTTTTACCCGTACCAAACAAAAATACGTTTTCTGATGGGCTGACATTTAGTAAGAATTTCGAACACTACAATCAATCaaacacaatttttgatgacATGAActttaatgataatattacaGAAATCATGAATTCCAATGAAACTATTGGAGATATTAATTCTGAATTCATAAG AACGTCAAGggaaaatgaattatttaaacCAATCATCGATTAA
- a CDS encoding hypothetical protein (overlaps_old_locusTagID:BBM_II03315;~overlaps_old_locusTagID:BBM_II03320): MCDHILLHHNSVDTDVETCEFNVVDTNTTLNFDSSIPAVFDSPKRTPKRTSENLPQHGEPRLYMSNDFYINSLLASNSYSCSYRDEEEKQNSLKVLGKPRCWTDSIINSDGEAESSEKGDSDGWTMLTPIRNLAQNSSTKKLPITLETLEDSNEVGYNDKFTLVDMFKNLCIAAKRVVLRGGILLYQPVSNLIQRMTKRNFSLIELRQILYICPEIVSVRWIRVNSAIKKLYPKEYSAFTSDTIFDLKISLKVNDSHCTSSTDFNKALDIFTNAINRYDEQSMHNGRKNKPDQTMDTSTIVNDGLDNETRQLNYPLGELPEKPTPNRGKLLEVLKTPTKFRNSDTCGRDTDHDDHSPSRLSSSSRLSSLRATFKLKCDHGLFTEETGRSHANIGTNTPSRLMFETPKRGVMQLTGSQTPNDKFPLGSPVSNVQLDLLDTPGMKRIKLAALQREMANKDVGDNIIFQLDTRWLVELIYEMIVNEKMSHVISVSSLYEFIINKCHATVNLTRLNKILEQLQTKYPNIFILSTSTLDGSNTLTLSDKCITNPKILDDILQSF, from the exons ATGTGCGATCACATATTGTTACATCACAATTCAGTAGATACTGATGTGGAAACTTGCGAATTTAATGTTGTAGACACCAATACTACGTTGAACTTTGATAGCAGCATCCCGGCAGTATTTGATTCCCCAAAACGCACCCCAAAAAGAACATCTGAAAACTTACCTCAACATGGTGAACCTAGATTGTATATGTCCaatgatttttacataaaCTCTTTGCTAGCATCCAATAGCTACAGCTGTAGTTATAGGGATGAGGAGGAAAAGCAGAATTCATTGAAGGTGTTGGGAAAGCCAAGATGCTGGACCGATTCGATAATTAATTCGGATGGAGAGGCTGAATCGTCAGAAAAGGGAGATTCCGATGGATGGACAATGCTTACTCCAATTCGTAATTTGGCTCAAAATTCTTCtaccaaaaaattaccCATAACTTTAGAAACTCTTGAAGATTCCAACGAAGTAGGAtacaatgataaatttactCTGGTGGATATGTTTAAAAATCTATGTATTGCTGCAAAGAGAGTTGTACTTAGGGGCGGCATACTACTATATCAACCCGTTTCCAATCTGATCCAACGTATGACTAAGCGCAACTTTTCGCTGATTGAACTAagacaaattttgtatatatgcCCTGAGATAGTATCTGTGCGGTGGATTAGGGTAAATTCGgccattaaaaaattatatccaAAGGAGTACTCCGCCTTTACTAGTGATACAATATTCGACCTTAAAATATCACTGAAAGTTAATGATTCCCATTGTACCAGCTCTACAGATTTTAACAAGGCATtggatatatttacaaatgcAATTAATAGATATGATGAACAAAGCATGCATAATGGCCGTAAAAACAAGCCGGATCAAACTATGGACACTAGtacaattgttaatgaTGGGCTAGACAATGAAACTAGACAACTTAACTATCCTTTGGGTGAATTGCCAGAAAAGCCAACTCCTAACCGTGGTAAATTATTAGAAGTTCTAAAAACTCCTACCAAATTTCGCAATTCTGATACTTGTGGCCGTGATACAGATCACGATGACCATTCTCCTTCTAGACTTTCATCTTCCAGTAGATTATCAAGTCTTAGAGCtacatttaaattgaaGTGTGACCATGGGCTTTTTACCGAAGAAACTGGTCGCTCCCACGCAAACATAGGCACTAACACTCCATCAAGATTAATGTTTGAAACGCCTAAAAGAGGCGTTATGCAGTTAACCGGGTCCCAGACCcctaatgataaatttccaCTTGGGTCTCCGGTGTCTAATGTACAGTTGGATTTGTTAGATACTCCAG gtatGAAACGCATAAAGTTGGCCGCTTTGCAGCGAGAAATGGCAAACAAGGACGTTGGTGATAACATCATTTTCCAACTGGACACTCGTTGGTTGGTGGAACTTATTTACGAAATGATCGTAAATGAAAAAATGTCACATGTAATATCTGTCAGCTCTCTCTACGaatttataatcaataaatgTCATGCCACTGTAAATTTAACTAGGcttaataaaatattggaACAATTACAAACTAAATACCctaacatatttattctaTCAACTTCTACGTTGGATGGAAGTAACACGCTAACCCTCAGTGACAAATGCATTACTAATCCAAAGATATTGGATGATATATTGCAATCATTCTAG
- a CDS encoding conserved Plasmodium protein, unknown function (overlaps_old_locusTagID:BBM_II03310) yields the protein MSYKVRKLIETNKSGVVKYPPPKIVHSSDCQHYKTKLPTVSEDCKNFDCYLCPRGAIIPFDKSYLELSCGLAFHDAINHLNLSPELITLTINALSEAIIECLNSKNFKNSNYNNRGRWKISGRLDNFKFENGIWLMYASDCHLSNGSITLLSHKLRLKILSVYD from the exons ATGAGTTACAAGGTTAGGAAACTTATTGAAACCAACAAATCAGGTGTCGTAAAATATCCTCCTCCTAAAATAGTTCACTCATCAGATTGTCAACATTACAAAACCAAATTACCAACTGTGTCTGaagattgtaaaaattttgactgCTATTTATGTCCACGTGGCGCAATAATCCCCTTCGATAAGTCTTACTTGGAGTTAAGTTGTGGTTTAGCATTTCATGACGCTATAAACCATCTGAATTTATCACCTGAACTTATAACATTGACGATAAATGCCTTATCTGAG GCAATTATTGAATGTTTGaatagtaaaaattttaagaATAGCAATTACAACAACAGGGGAAGGTGGAAGATCAGTGGAAGACTTGATAACTTTAAGTTTGAAAACGGAATCTGGCTCATGTATGCTAGCGACTGCCACTTGTCCAATGGATCAATTACCCTTTTATCGCATAAACTTAGACTTAAGATTTTGTCCGTATACGATTGA